Part of the Marinitoga sp. 38H-ov genome is shown below.
TATTTAAATCACTGGGATAGATATATAAATAATTATTATCTTTTTTTAAAAATTCGCTAGTATAAGGTTGTTTGTCGTTTTCGATATCCTTGATAATATCATCTATCATGTCATATACGGATCCATCATTATTTTCTACTAAATATACTTCACTAGCATTTCTATAATACTCATCTAATATAACTTTAATATCATCACCATCATTTATGGATTTAATTAAATCATTAGTGAGATTTATCAAATAATCCTTCTTTTGTTGCTCTTTTTTTATTATTTCTACCTTTTCAAATCTTTCTATCCAGTCTGTTTTATCAACAGAAAGATAGCTTAAAATCTTATTTATAACCTCATCATCAATAAAAGCATAATTTTGAGGGAGTATTTTTCCATAGAAGGCTATAACCTTATTCAAGATCTCATATTTATTTTTAAAATTATTATTTTTTAGCATTTCACCATAACTTAAATCAACATAATTAAAAAATCCATTTCCTTCTGGGGTATCAGCACTAGCTTTTGCTTCCAAAAACTCATTATAAAAGTTATCCGATTTCATTAACCATTCATTTATATCTTTATAATCTTCTGGAATTTCAATCACTTTAACATTGAAATAGAATTTAGTATATGCTTTTTTTATGTAATTTAGTGTATGTTCCCTTCCTGCTTTATCATTATCAAAAGCTAAATAAAGGTTAGTGACTCCTAATTTTTCTAATGTGGCTAAATACTTCTCGATATTTCCGCTTCCTCCAGTAGCTACAGCTGGTAAGTTGTATTTTAAAAGGGATAAGGCGTCCATATGACCTTCTGTTATAAATACCCCAAATACGCTTATATCTCTTATATCTTCAAATCTCTTAATGTCATCAGCAAAAAATAAAGGTCTTTCTAATCCTTTAGCAAATCTCATTTCCTTTTTGTTATAAGATCTGGTAAAATAACCACCTAGAAAATTACCTTCTTCATCTCTATAAGGAATTTTTAACTTTTCATTATCTCCTTCTATACCAAAATTGAAAGCTAAATACTCTATTTCTTTATCAGATGCTTTTAATCTTTTCCTCATGAATTCATAGAAAGGTTTAGGGAATTTTCTTTTTTCATTTAAACCATATTCCTTAGGATTTATATTTAATTTTTTAAGCAAGTCTTTTAATGAACCTTTTTCTCCACAAGCAAAACAATTATAAATTAAATACCCATTTTCATTTTCAAATATATTAAAACTAGGTGTATGGTCATCATGAAAAGGACACTTTGCTTTAATACCTAGCTTAGTTTTTTTAGGTGTTGGATCTAAATTTAATTCATATAATTTAATCTTCAGTTTTTTAAGTATTTCTTTATTAGTCATTTAATCGCCTCCTAAAGTTTTAGATTTTCTTTTTAATATCCCAGCTCCCTTTTGGGAAACTGGGAATATATGATATAATTAACATGCTATTTTTATGTATTTTTTCTTTAAAGGGATACTTCTTTTTTTAGAGGTGTCCCTTTTCTTAATACCTCTTCTCCTCTTTTAATATTGGTTTCCATATTTTCCAACATTACAAATAAAAGGTTATAAGTATATTTGAGCTTTTGTAATGCGTTAAACAATGCAAACATTTTATTCTCTTCTGTACTCAATGGTGTAGGATCCACTCTTCCAAACAAATCAGATAATAAATCTTTTAAAGCCTCCATTTCAATTAACTGACTTTCTAGCTCATTTTCCAAACTATAAATTCGTTCTTGTTGTTCTTTAACTAAATCCATACAATACCCTCCTTATAATTAGTCTTCAAATAAAACTTTTTCCAAAAACACCTCATCAATTTCTCTACTTGGTTTAAAAGAGATAACACCGTCATTGAAAAGCTGTAAGTATAATACTTTTCTCACCTTTTCTAGTCTTATACTCCTAGCATCTTTTAACCTCCCCTCGAAATAGATTTCCTCCTCTTTTAAATGCTCCTTATTTTGTTCCACTCGAAAAATGATTTCAAATACCATATGAACCCACCCCCCACTAAAAATTTAATCATATTCGCTAAAATTTGAGCCTCTGAGACGTTTTAAATTCATTCTAATATTAAATCAGGAAATTTTTAATAGCCTTAAATCGTCTTATATTTTCTCTTTTTTTTTAGTGTCCGGAAAATCCATTTATCTTCTTTTTAGTGTCTAGAAAGTCTAATTATCTTCTGGTATCTTATAACTTTCATTT
Proteins encoded:
- a CDS encoding DnaB-like helicase C-terminal domain-containing protein; this encodes MTNKEILKKLKIKLYELNLDPTPKKTKLGIKAKCPFHDDHTPSFNIFENENGYLIYNCFACGEKGSLKDLLKKLNINPKEYGLNEKRKFPKPFYEFMRKRLKASDKEIEYLAFNFGIEGDNEKLKIPYRDEEGNFLGGYFTRSYNKKEMRFAKGLERPLFFADDIKRFEDIRDISVFGVFITEGHMDALSLLKYNLPAVATGGSGNIEKYLATLEKLGVTNLYLAFDNDKAGREHTLNYIKKAYTKFYFNVKVIEIPEDYKDINEWLMKSDNFYNEFLEAKASADTPEGNGFFNYVDLSYGEMLKNNNFKNKYEILNKVIAFYGKILPQNYAFIDDEVINKILSYLSVDKTDWIERFEKVEIIKKEQQKKDYLINLTNDLIKSINDGDDIKVILDEYYRNASEVYLVENNDGSVYDMIDDIIKDIENDKQPYTSEFLKKDNNYLYIYPSDLNIIAGERGNGKTTFALNLLLEMLEKGYKCLYVTYEIPIRFLIRQLVGIKENIPFENTKDNMDKIREFALTYGKNFHLKEGIPIEDILFLGRYHKYDFIFVDYDEKVKTTKNFYGNYERELAYISGSLKDLARETESVVFLLSQVTVKKEKSKNGDLEYATRYSKNKEQDASLFLVVKKTENMEIRVAKNRYGFIPKEPIKLNINWESKKITPTIYI